A window from Methylococcus mesophilus encodes these proteins:
- a CDS encoding DUF6311 domain-containing protein has translation MNDAAWHREAINPVSASLVGLVVFVALTGGRVLDPGYVDWLIGQDAIMVDRTMHYLGWEFFRHSPVLQFPLGANPAYGGEISSSIVFTDSIPLLALLLKPFDGVLPEPFQYSGFWILASFCLQAMFAWKILFAIGNDRILALTGCVFFALAPPALWRLTAHYALFAQWVLLAGLYLYVRRPFSSSSWYLLLAVTALIHAYLLFMVAGIFVADLLQRRWLAQANTAGCVAVFGAGTTVTVLVMWVVGYFMVGTGVEIGGFGYYRMNVLAPVDPDSGWSILLRDQKQGPGDYGGFSYLGLGILGLLFVGLYETLKSHGLEWNAKRLAPLVLLSLCLYLFAISNHIAFGSHELISYGVPAPVEPLTRIFRAAGRMFWPVFYVIYIAAFYIVFKKLEIKTARILCVLMLLVQVSDMSPALARLRDMFTSRYTWSSPLTSLEWTDIAAKYRHIVFVPPKNEPANWVPLAHFAARNGMTVNAAYFGRVDNAKIDRVARELALSLYRNELSRDTLYVFEDGPLWALVSGRVSKADFAGEIDGLRVIAPNFR, from the coding sequence ATGAATGATGCAGCCTGGCACCGGGAGGCAATCAATCCGGTGTCCGCTTCCCTCGTGGGACTGGTGGTATTCGTTGCGCTGACCGGCGGACGGGTGCTCGATCCCGGCTACGTCGATTGGCTGATAGGGCAGGATGCCATCATGGTCGATCGCACCATGCACTACCTCGGCTGGGAGTTCTTCCGCCACTCGCCGGTTTTGCAGTTCCCGCTCGGCGCCAATCCTGCCTACGGCGGCGAGATCAGCAGCTCGATCGTATTTACCGACTCGATACCTTTGTTGGCGCTTCTGCTGAAGCCGTTTGACGGGGTTCTGCCAGAGCCGTTTCAGTACTCCGGATTCTGGATACTGGCGTCATTTTGTCTGCAGGCGATGTTTGCCTGGAAGATTCTCTTCGCTATTGGCAACGACAGAATTCTCGCGCTGACAGGCTGCGTGTTTTTTGCTCTGGCTCCACCCGCGCTTTGGCGGCTAACGGCTCATTATGCTCTGTTCGCTCAATGGGTGTTGCTGGCGGGTTTGTATCTTTATGTGAGGCGGCCGTTCAGCAGTTCGTCGTGGTATTTGCTGCTGGCGGTGACGGCACTTATACACGCTTATCTTCTTTTCATGGTTGCCGGGATTTTCGTGGCCGATCTCTTGCAGCGCCGTTGGCTGGCGCAGGCGAATACTGCGGGCTGCGTCGCCGTGTTTGGTGCCGGAACTACCGTCACGGTATTGGTGATGTGGGTTGTCGGATATTTCATGGTGGGGACCGGGGTTGAAATCGGTGGCTTCGGATATTATAGAATGAATGTTCTGGCTCCGGTCGACCCCGATTCCGGCTGGTCGATATTACTGCGCGACCAGAAACAAGGACCGGGAGATTATGGTGGATTCAGTTACCTCGGTCTGGGAATTTTGGGCCTTTTGTTCGTGGGGCTGTACGAAACGCTGAAGTCCCATGGTCTGGAATGGAATGCCAAGCGGCTCGCGCCGTTAGTCCTGTTATCGCTATGTCTATATCTGTTCGCGATTTCAAACCATATTGCGTTTGGAAGCCATGAATTAATTTCCTATGGTGTTCCGGCGCCGGTTGAGCCTCTGACACGGATATTTAGAGCGGCAGGAAGAATGTTCTGGCCGGTTTTCTATGTCATATACATAGCAGCTTTTTATATTGTTTTCAAAAAACTGGAAATAAAAACGGCCAGAATTCTATGTGTGCTGATGCTTCTCGTGCAGGTGTCGGACATGTCCCCGGCCTTGGCCCGGCTGCGGGATATGTTTACCAGCCGATATACCTGGTCGTCTCCCTTGACTTCGCTGGAGTGGACTGACATAGCCGCCAAATATAGACATATTGTGTTCGTTCCGCCGAAAAACGAGCCGGCCAATTGGGTGCCCTTGGCGCACTTCGCTGCGAGGAACGGGATGACGGTGAACGCGGCCTATTTCGGCAGAGTTGATAACGCCAAGATCGATCGTGTCGCACGCGAGCTGGCTTTGTCCTTGTACCGCAACGAGCTGTCCCGCGATACGTTATACGTATTTGAAGATGGGCCGTTATGGGCCCTGGTCTCCGGCCGCGTCTCGAAGGCGGACTTCGCCGGAGAGATCGATGGCTTGCGCGTCATCGCCCCGAATTTCAGATGA